The Hydra vulgaris chromosome 11, alternate assembly HydraT2T_AEP genome contains a region encoding:
- the LOC105843150 gene encoding BTB and MATH domain-containing protein 38, protein MDFTQPWRGSDLILEIENKPLHVHKNILSIWSPVFDRMFNSSFVEKNTEKLSLPGKKYNEIEEMLHIIYDRRKYVTESTAEFLFSLADEYQMEQLHAVCVAYLKNVPKIGVKVCKYLELAMRYNVDEIKEECLNAVDKLTAVQLDQSLEFQCLNDSIKYTIAKKRTMYLEEQLNNYIKHVDSMLNYLYSSAHQSLELFFTELGLEDSVFNKCDQHEQHRRLRAGLKFDYSCISCRKRVLTSRQFKVTASEISDILESLYKLNIQNSTTN, encoded by the exons ATGGATTTTACTCAACCTTGGCGAGGAAGTGACCTAATActtgaaattgaaaacaaacCATTGCATGTGCACAAAAATATACTATCGATATGGTCGCCAGTCTTTGATAGAATGTTTAACTCGagttttgtagaaaaaaatacagaaaaactaAGCTTACCTGGAAAGAAATATAACGAGATTGAAGAAATGCTACATATAATTTATGACAGAAGAAAATATGTAACAG aatcaACTGCGGAGTTTCTATTCTCACTAGCTGACGAATACCAAATGGAACAATTACATGCAGTCTGTGTCgcatatctaaaaaatgtacCAAAAATAGGAGTTAAAGTATGCAAATACCTAGAATTAGCAATGCGTTACAATGTCGATGAAATCAAAGAAGAGTGCCTTAATGCTGTTGATAAATTAACGGCAGTTCAACTCGATCAAAGTTTAGAATTCCAGTGTCTTAATGATtccataaaatatacaattgcTAAAAAAAGAACTATGTATTTGGAAGAGCAactaaataattacattaaacatGTAGACTCAATGCTTAACTATTTATATTCCTCTGCCCATCAATCTTTAGAGCTTTTTTTTACTGAACTTGGGTTAGAAGACTCAGTATTTAACAAATGTGACCAGCATGAACAACACAGAAGGCTAAGAGCAggcttaaaatttgattattccTGCATTTCTTGTAGAAAACGTGTACTAACATCAAGACAGTTTAAAGTTACTGCAAGTGAGATTAGTGATATACTTGAgtcattatataaattaaatatacaaaatagtaCAACAAActga